The genome window ACATCTCCACATCTATTATACAGCGTTACATATGAATCTGATAGAATGAACACATACAGATGTCTAACACAAATAGAAGACAATATAATAAGAATTTGTGAAATGACACGCGAGACGTAGCAGTTTGCTATGTGGTGGTTCTTTATCCACGGGGACCCTAAGTCCATAAAAATGTCCGttttcagctgtgctgcagctgtGAACCTTTCCGTAATGAACATTGCATTCTTGTGTTGCCACTGTGTAATGTTTTGGCGTTGTGGCTGCAAAAATGTTCTTAAGGATGTCCAGTGACTGACACCTCTGTGacgctctgctctgtgattgTTGTGATGTCTCCCATTCTGCAGAAAGGGAAAAAGCGATGCCCCTAAAACTCCCACCACCCCGACCAGCCCCATGTCGCCCGGCTTCAGTTCTGGGGGTCCTCTGTCCCCTCAATATGCTACCGGAGTGTCCATCAGAGACAAGTGCATCGAGATGCTGGCAGCCGCCCTGCGCACAGACAGTGAGGCTAAGATCACAGTTGTCATCACTGagagcagacaggcagcagaTAACATACTGACAGACACGCAGACGGCAGGAGCACACGCATATATCACTATAGTGTGCAGATTAAcgtgaaatgttgttttctggTCTTCACAGACGACTACAAAGATTTTGGGACAAACTGTGACAGCATGGCTGCAGAGATTGAAGATCATATCCTTCAGTGTAGTAAATGATTTGCCTGGTTTGACTGAACTGTAGTTGATTCAGTGATGTTCCAAATCCAAAAATAACACTCCCTTGACTGCAATATTGCACATATCTACCAGGAGATAAAGGCCACggatatgaaatataaaaacagagtCCGCAGCCGCATCAGCAACTTAAAGGACCCAAAGAACCCTGGACTTCGCAGAAACGTCCTTGCTGGAAGCATCGAATTGAGCCGCATCGCCTCCATGTCCGCTGAGGTACGGAGCGCTGCAGCTACATGCCAACCAAGTGATGAACTCCTTTCTTTAACTCCTCACTCACAGTACCTCACAATGTCCCCTCTGCTGCAAATGTCCACTTCTTTGTCTTCATGTAGGAAATGGCCAGTGATGAGCTGAAGCAGCTGAGGAACGTTCTCACGCAGGAGGCCATCAGGGAGCACCAAATGGCCAAAACTGGCGGCACCACCACTGACCTGCTGCAGTGCGGCAAGTGCAGGAAAAAGAACTGCACCTACAACCAGGTAAGCGAGCCGAATAGACCACAGGCAGACAGGCACAAGTttcaacaaagcaaaacaaaccatTACAGAGAGAAACGTGATGACATTATAATTAGAACATGATAAAGTACCCCTCCAGTGACCTTTCTGAATGAATTTgccccaccacacacacctcgagcctttttattttttcacccctgccctcAGACAACCTGAGCCACCACTGCTGTTTACAGCTTATACAACcttctgtatatgtgtgtgtgtgtgtgtgtgtgtgtgtgtgtgtgttgttttaggTGCAGACACGCAGTGCTGATGAGCCAATGACCACATTTGTTCTGTGTAATGAGTGTGGTAACCGCTGGAAGGTAAGTCATGTCCTCCGCTTCTCTTTCAATAACGCAAAccttttgtagtttttttaatcatttggaataaaaaaaattttgtttttcttcctcatttTCAGTTCTGCTGATGCCTTCCGGGTGAAACCACgatattttttttgcctgagACTATTCACCTGCATATTTTCTATAATGGGGGGGGGAGTTTATAAATGATTGCAGCTAGTGATTTAAACAGAtaacagtgttgtcacaattTTTACTTGACATTTTGAGATTTCTAAGTGTGTGCTGATAATCGGAGTTTGCTTTATATTGAACTGAAGACTGAGCATGAACGTCAGTTGGAACAATGACGAATGATCACGGTGCTGTCATGATTGAGCTAACATGCTGTGCCATATTACAGCTGTTCACTATGTATATATCTAATTTCAATAAAACTGCTTCAATCATCAGCTTtttgaaaatcacatttaataAAAAGGTGTGAAACAGTCTTACTCAGAGTTACTTACCCAAATCTTCataatcagcagcagcagtgtctgACACAATTGTTGAGATCAAAGTGTGGTTTAGATGCATATTTGACCATTTTAAGAATTGTTAACTGaggttttaaaggtgcacaatgtagttttgaggaagaaatTCTAATCAGAGGGGACAGATCCTCATTGACTGATGCCTAAACGAATAAATGAAgatataaacaaactctcttctaaataaacaaactgaccttaaaggacaacacaatttcatactgttttaccttgcatatatgtggcggaccctgccacctttctagcttcaaactgtgttctgaggaccttattttcctctgagaacagcttgtttattcagttgttgaaacaataaatattctgagtttgtattattacctcattaacattgtcGATATTAAAATTCTTagtttgttaatttattttctccaaAATTACAAAGCGTTCTTTACATTCTCTGCAATTATCTCTATAAACACATCTGGAGCAACTGaactgaagaaaagaaatacaaacttaACACTGCATCCACAAATGTTCTCTTCGTctacaaaaagaggaaatatttttAATCACACAATTGTGATTGATTACGAATCAAGACACATCATTGCACACATCGCAAATGTGACTTTACTGCGCTTGGGACTGGAGGACGTTTTCCTGTCGCAGCGCTGAAAACATACAGCAGATGGCAACACTTCATCATTACTCAGCACACAGGCAGCATCAGTTCCCACAGCTGAGTTTTCCTCTTCTCACGTTACCAACCGCAAATTAAGATCTTGCTCGTTAGTACCGGTCCAACAGGTTAGTGATGCCAGAGGGGAGTGCTGCTGAAGATCAACGTGACACCATTAAAACACCAAACTAAATAAACCTTTCGTATTCTTTAAGAAAGAAATATGTTGGTGCAGAATGTACCCAGCTAATTCAGTGTTTCTGAGGAAAATTGTACTACACAGAGTGCATTGAATATATATCCTTTATAAAGCTTGTGTTAATGGGAGAAATATGGTTGATATGTCTGTAGAAATAATGGAAAGGAAAAGCATCCCGGCCGCCCTCTGGCTCAGTATCCACCCTCTGGTTTCCTGTGAGTTGAAACCACATTCATTTACTTCTTCTGCATTATTTCCACCATTAACAGTCATGTGTTGATGTGCAGCTCAGAGAGCATCACTGTGTTATTCTACACTGGCACATTGGTGTAGGGATCATTGCCTCTCTTTCAGCCTGAAGTCCCAGAGTATGCAGGGAAATGCCACCTGGAGTTCAACTTAAACATAAAAGATAGACaggaattaaaaaattaaaaaaaattctcacACAAGCAAGCATAACAAAAAATCTGTGCAGTGTCCAAAAAGATTCTTTCTGTCATAATTTGTTAATGGGTTCTGCAACATAATTGCCCATATGTTCATGTAGCAGCAGCTGTTCTGCTCTGTGACCTCAGTGCACCAGAACTGGCGATGAGAGATGTGACACAATAAAAGCCGCTGTAACAGTAATACTGTCCACGCTACACCCCAAATGAGTGATACTCTCGAATAATGGCCCAGTGTTTTCATGCAAATTCAAAGGTCAATTATAAAGAGTCTCGTCTAATAGAAGGTAATAGAATTTTGTGCACAGCTTCATTATTATTAGCCTCTCTAAGCGTCATTATTAAACAGCCTTTTCCACTCCAAtggtgataaaacacgacatattcacattcatatttatatGATTCATAGACTttgtaccatattgacattcatacaaaatgtgtcatatcacattaGATCATTATTacctgactttcacatcagtGGGTGGTGGGGACCGTGGTGGCATCACGGGCTTCCGTAGCAGTGACCACAGTTCTgtttgaaaccactggatatttttgttttccagtgaACTATTCACAGTTTGATTTTAACACTGTACTTGTCTTTTGTTGTGTAACATGTGTGTCAAGGCACCTGGTGATGTAAACTCAGTGCAGATGTTAGTCTCTCTTGAGAACGTATGCCAATCCATCACTCACAGCCACATACAGGCATCGTCCAACAGATAACTCTGTCTGCTTCCAAACAGCCAGACCTCAGGAGTGAAAGTGGCTGTCAGTCAGGAGGGATTCACGTCACCGAACAGCAGAACATTTAGGCATAATTGCATCTTGTCGGATGGAAACAGGCATTGCTTGAATGTTTCAACATTAACTCTGCACTCAGTGGTGTGTTAATAGCGGGAGCACACTGCGTCATACAGTCTCTATAGCTCTTCTTTAAAAGCTTAAACCTGAAGTCTCACAACAGAGAATTATGTAATATGGTGGCTGGCACAGCTCACACTGAAAGCTTATTGTCTTGTTGACTTGTTGTCGTCTTTGTCTACCACTGCGATGACAAAATCAGAATGTTATAATTTACTAATCCCTTTTTGACATACGATCAATtgaaacagtacaaagacaatttatttcatgtttcacCTCGTCAGCTTCTTTGATTTTTCTAACTATGTGCCTTTTCTGAAGCGGTTCCCAGGCTAAAACCTCTCTGTAGGTGCAGGaattatgtgtttttgtaaagTAACCCCAGAAATTAGCAGCGAATAGCCCGTGAGATTCTTCAGTTGGATTTTGGATTGTTACGGAAAATGAGCTCTGTGGACAAACAGAAGTTTATGATACagacgttttgttttgtttagccataaaatcttcacagatgaacaatatttttatgattttttattaccagaagtaaaaagctaatgtaaTGCTGTACACGAAATACACAACTTCTACATCACATCACCGGAATAAACTGCTGACTACATTATATGTGTACAAGCACCAAACAAACATTACTATGAAGTAAAGTGTTGGTGTGAAGCACTTTCTAACGGTTGCTTTGAAAGgcactttataaataaagttattattatgattattatcattacatgattactctaCATTTTGTGAAGTCAGAGTGAGAATAGTAGGGACTAGTGAGTAGGTGAGCGTCCGTGTTCATCGTGATGACGTTCAGTGTCCTCGACAAGGTGCCTGTTAGCAACCACccttttaaacactttttaacTCAAACAAATGGGTGTTAAGTGACACATATTAAGTTGTAGAACAAAACGTGAAATCTCTTTGGCTTGTGTTTAATGCAGACCTTGTTTCAGGCTTTCAACCGAAAATCTGTTGAAAAATTTTTTTGAAATGAGTAAGGAAAGTAGGAACGCAAAAATGTTCTCTAAATGTAGACTTGATAGGTAAACCGTATCCACTGCATCATCATTCAGGCAGTAAAGAGTACTTGATGCTTCACTCTACATCTCTAAATATGCTTTGAGCCGTATAAAGGTCTGAGGTTTACACATTTTTCAGGACAAAGATGCACTCATAGAATTTGCctgttgtcatgttttatgACAGTTCACAGCCATGTTAGCAGCTGTCAGGCAAAAAGGTGCTTTGAGCTGAATTGTAACATCGACATGCTGGCGTGATCACAATGATAATTCTAACATGACGATCGgtgattgatttgaaaagacaatatttagAGAGTCAATCGAGCTCATTCACCCACTTCAGGCAGGGTGCATGCTATAGTTCAGCAGCTAAAGTGATATagattttgactttaaaaggGGTGGGAATGAGGTCTCTTCAAATCAATTTTCAATATCAGCACATGTGAAGATTTGGATTAcgccagatgagctgtatggatcctctttttcagtttgttttatattCAGTTGGGTAGGAGAATGCTGACAGGCTGTCTTGAGTCttgtgaaactccagaaattTTTTGCAGACTACAAAACTAAACTAACTACAAACTTAATTTTATTCGCTGCTTTTATCCTTTAAGCAGGTGCACTGGTTAGCATTTAGATCGGCATGACCACGTGCTAATTACCATTAAACACAAAGTGTCAATTGGAATCTGAACAGACAGGCTGACATTTCCATGCCTCGAGTCATGCTACTAGAAGAAAGTTGCCGCGCAAACATTTCTGAGCCACATCGTAACACTTCATCCGTACAGTCCAGTTGTTTGGCGTTGAAGTATACTGATGCCCCCACTGTGTCATCTTAAACATCATGGCTGgtttgtgcctgtgtgtatgACCCTGACGCAGAAGTCAACTGTCAGATCTCCTTAAAGAAAGCTTTATAACAAGGATATCAGTGATATCGACATGAGAGCGAACAGTGAACCATATATTGTTACCAGTGTTTCCTGAACACAGCAGCATCGACTTGAACCAAAGGCTGCTGCATACCTTTGATAAGAGATCACTGACATAGCTGTTCGTCTCCCTCGTCAAAATGAATACAGCTGAAGGCTTCCAGTCTGAGCCCTGTAATCTCACttatgtgattttcttttctgccTTGGTATTTTATCCTAAAAGCTGTGGTGTCAGGGCAACATGCTGCAAGGAAACATTAACTCCCTATGAAACTTTTCAATTTGGAGCATCTGCAGCCTCTAAAGCATCCAGACTATCATTGAAATCGTGCCATCGCTGCACTCCGAACAACCTGCTGCAAGTCTTTCaacctctgctgctgtttgtgaaGCTCTTAACTTTCAGAAAGTCTATCACTGCTTTTATGTATGCTGCGTATGTTCAGATACAACGGCCTTGGCCAAAAATGTCcagaaaataattttttgatCCTCATCTCAGCTCTTTTAAAAGCTTGAATCAGCTCTCATCTTGTTCAACTGAAGGGGAATGTATTTCATCAGTCTCTCAATTAACATTTTATGGCAGCGCTAGAAGTAGGAGCATTTCAATAATGTTGATGCTTAATGTTTTGAGGCGTCTTTAATAACCTTGTGAGTGGGCATAATATGTTAAATGTTCACCTTTCCCGCTGCTGTGATGAAAGCGTCATGGCTGAGACTTCTTAGAACTGCGAGGAAAACACAGCGAGGAAGAGAGGGAATGGATGATCTATAACTCCGGACTCCTGCCGAGCAGACTGCCTCATTCGCAGCCCTCCGCCTTTTGCtcgagaaaaaagaaaaagccactCCGCCACTTTCCGCCACTTTTATGAGTGGTGGGAGGAAATTCATTTGATGTCGagagctgtcagactgtgaggGAATACTCCCGTCCTGTAGATACACCTGTCTCTTTGCTTCTGaattcattcactcattcatgGATTGAAAGTTCTCAAGCCAAGAAACTGCTTTTTTGATCTGCTGTTTAATTAATCCTGTAGGCTGGTGACTGTGGAGGGAGAACTTTGTGCTTCTCAGCCAGGAGTTTGTCCTACATGTGTTGAGAGCTGACCAGTCTCTTCCCAGGAGGTTGGTGAGTCTTTGAATGCAGTACAGTATGacacttgtttgtttgatttatcCTCACAGTCATTTCATTGGCAGGCTTTATAAATTACAGACATCAAAACAGATGTCCGGCCATCAGGAGAGTGTCTGACGTTTTTAAATAAGCTTTGAGGACGTGTCAGATGTTTGGTACGGGTTACATTCTTTCCGGAAAGGGAGCCAGAGCAGTGCTGTTCAAATAGTGCCGGATGTTTCTATGCATGGTTGCGTAGCGCTGGGTGAAATGACCTGGACCAGACCCGGGCACAGCGGTTTACCAGTGGAGAGCTTTTGAGGACAAGCTGCGGGACTCCATTTTGATTCTGCAAGGTTGGACTTCAATTTTAAGGCTGCTTTTTATCATAAGGTATATATGGAGCAACTTCTGAGCACTTAGAATGCCATTATGTGAGGTGGCGGACACTCTGCTCTATCAGCAACACGAAAACAGGATAATTAGGATAAATTTGGGAAATGTGAGgctgatatgttgaaactttaaagaagaaataaaaagtatgcaaattctgtcattatccACTCACTCGCACACCGATGGAAAAGATGATGAAGTTTCCTACTCCACGtaacatttgtggagcttcacagtaaaacaaagttCTAGCATTCTCCTgcacagctgaagtagatgaggACTTGTTGCAAAgcgtaaaaaaaacactgataaaaaaGCTataatggctccatacagcttgtcctgTGTAATGCAACAAACCCTGTGCTACTGTTCTGGTTAGGCGTAGGCatcaaaaccacttggttagggtttggaaaaAGATCAAGTTTTGGCTCACGTTGATGTGATgtgtatgaaatgtacaaattcCATATATCTATGGTTTTAAAAGCGTACAAcgccaacatttttttccagccTCACATTGGTAGCTTTAAACACTGAACAGACATGCATGTTAACATTTTGCAGCttacaaaacacatttacagtattatCTGTTCTCCTGCAGGTGGCATGTGGGAAAAACTCATTTCCAcctcatcaaaaacaaaaacaaaaaagaaattgaaGCCTTCAGGCAACGCTGTCTGCAGCTGTGACAGATGAAGCCGCGCGCACGTCAGAGCTTAAGGTTCTTAACAGAGAGATATCTGACTTCAGACTCTAAACAATCAGCCACTGTCTGAGAGGATTGCATAAAGACATTAAGTATTCTCCAGACTAGCAGGAAAGAAAGGAGGCAGTGACACAGGCGACCTTTTAACTTCAATCAATAAAAATCTGACTAGTGTTACAGGATGCAATAAACTGGACGTCTTAATTAAAGAAGTAATGTAAAGCCTGATATGAACAACCAGACCAGCAGTCTGCAGCCACACTAACGGCTCTGTGAGTCTGAAGTCTGGCAGAGCAGTGCTTCATGCTCACATCAGGATGATAACATGCCCCCGGTGACGAGACGCTCGTGTACAGCAGATAACGTCAACTACAgtatgttcaccatcttagtgtaaagtgttaacatgctaacacttAGGCCCTTAAACACAGCTGAAGCTGGTTGGTaatgtgtattattttgtaatacTAAATAATCAATCATTTAATTAAGTAATTAAAGTAACTGTGTTGGACAAACAAAGAATCATGACAACAATTACAACAGAACCACTTGAATAACTGTACGTGTCATCGAACCATGGATATGTTAAAACCttccatttctttattttgccaCTTAACATTAttctttgatttaattttttatccTGTGACAATGTTGCTTTAGGTGGaggcacacaaaaacacttaggggttagaaaacatcatgttgtgGCTTTAAACGTCTGTTTTGGTCGCTACAATCACACCTGGAAAATTTTCCTGAAGTCTCCTTTAAGATATCCAGCAGTTTCACACTAATattgctttaaaatgtaatccAGATCAAAATGAACAGATCCAGTTTCGTGGTGCAATAagaattttacttaaaaaattaaaaaacatctacagaatgtgaagaaatatcaGTTTTGAATGTTATGAGTGATCCCCTCAGAATTAAGTCAACGTTTCCAGgtgcaaacaaataaaaacaactttcacatgaatatgcAAATGCTCCTGAATGATGGCCAAATGTCACGTGCACTTCAGATAGTCCTTGTCAGCACCATTATCATGTGCAATCAGGCCAAAGCCATTCTCATGGAAATTCTGCTCCCCTCTCCTTTTCTGCTGGAAATTATTCAATGAAAAGCATCCAAAGCTGCCGTCTCAGTCGTCACCCGGAGCAGCAGGAACAAGGCAAGGTCCATGAAAAACTGATGTTTCTATTATTCAAAAGTTTCTGACAAAGTACACAAAGTACTCTATGTCGGGAACATCTTCAGGAGCTGTGTTCCACAGAACGGAGGAATTAAAAGCACAACGATCTTGTCCTTTGTGTTCCTCTCCTTTCATCTCGCTCTTGCAACAGTCTTTGAATCTGTATGGCCGTCATGGCGGTACAAATAAGATGTCCTCTATAACATCAATAAAATATGCCTGAAGGTGTATGTGATTGGCATAACAATAATATCAGATTTCTTCAGAAGCTCTCAACATCAATCCACAAAtgtcctattttttttttccatctgtccTCATGATAATTACATTTATCACAAACCTCAGGCAGACCTTGTCTCTCAGAAAATAGGTTTAGATACAACTAATTTGCAACAGCAAATATGATATGAAGGAAATATAATCGCTGCCTAGATTATGTTCACAGACGTTTGTGCGAGAGAATGACACACTGCATTTATTTAACGTGCTGGAGACACAAGGatagggaggtggaggtgggtgATTGGCGTACAGGGTGCATGACTGCGGCACCAGCGTTCACATCCAGACTGCCGCCTGCTGTTGGTCACAAATTGGTTGTGGAAATTAATGCTGATGTCTTTTTGTGACCTACATTAGCAGACGAGACCAAAGGTGATAAGATTATTACTTACATGTTCATTATAGTTATTATTAATGCCTGTCCCTCGGTCTGATTGTGACTTATCCGGGTTGGATAATGGTTTTTTGAGGATGTAGTCGCCCTGTAGTCTAGTTGTACAGTAGGGCActaaaacacagtttcactatATTATAGGTATTAATCTTAGTTTGCCTCAAAAAGATACGTTGCCTCATCTCAATTAGTGCGTGGATACCCGACACGAACCCTGCCTGGGTTTGGACCAACATTTAGAAATGATGTGTGGGTTGGGTTTAGTCAAGTCATTCGTCATTGTGCTTTCAAGTTCTTTTAGTGAAAATAAAAGCTTGCGATACTactcctgtgtttctgtgttgtgtccttTTACATGCTTTGGTTAGTTACTTATGTGACAACACttttgcccttttttaaaaatatttttcatcgTCTGTATGGCttttttattgatagaacagcttgaagacatgacaggaaacaggatgagagagagggggagtgacatgcggcaaagggccccaggccgggactccaACCcagtccgctgcagcgaggtgAAAGCCTCTGtgcatgggacgcccgctctaccaactgagctaatcgGCTTTTTTGTCCAAAACAGACCAAGTGCTGGTTCTGGATTGTGAGCCCTTTTAAGAACCGGTTCTCTTTTCCGCAGCATGAGGGCCACTGTAGAGTCACATCATTCAGTCACTGTATACTTCTCCAGTTTCCCAGCATTGCAAGGAACAGCTCTAGTGGACTACATCAACTCTTTACAAGTGTTGCTCCCGGCTTTGCATGCCCACACTGGCATCCAAACATGACCGATCCTCGGACCACCGTTGCTTCGATTAGCGAAAATAGTTCAAAGCTTTTGTTTATTCTCCCGTGGATAAGTCAGAGAACTagctctgttttttaaaaaaagagtggTGGTCAGGTTAACGACTTGATGAGAGGCAGGTGTGCGCACTGAGCCGAGccaggagaacacacacacacaaacactacacaGAGAGAGATAACGTAGCACTGTAAACACAAGGGTGGATCCATTAACTGTGTCGAGTCTGAGTCAGGACATAAAAAAAGGTAACACCTGAGTTACTTATGTTCACTGCTTTCTTAGACTCcaaacaaatatttcagtctggattaTGTTTcccctcaaaacaaaaaaaattcattgtATATCACGTCTAGGAGACAGGACTGACTGGTCTCTCCTGCTTCTCACAACCTCCAGAGTACAAGAGGAAGTTAACCTTTAAATGTAGCGCTGAGCTACTTTCACAT of Sparus aurata chromosome 17, fSpaAur1.1, whole genome shotgun sequence contains these proteins:
- the tcea3 gene encoding transcription elongation factor A protein 3 isoform X5, with translation MTREEDLIRIAKKLDKMVSRNNTEGAIDLLRELKGFNMTLKLLQETRIGMSVNGIRKHCTDEEVIALAKVLIKDWKRLLDSGPSHSEKPSEIKNGLDSSKPAASPNSSPSESQSRKDSCDSKPGQPVKRHSTDSKPDRRESTDSKKSSSPPAKKLTAERRESHSSKTSQPAPPLRKPSTDSIERKGKSDAPKTPTTPTSPMSPGFSSGGPLSPQYATGVSIRDKCIEMLAAALRTDNDYKDFGTNCDSMAAEIEDHIYQEIKATDMKYKNRVRSRISNLKDPKNPGLRRNVLAGSIELSRIASMSAEEMASDELKQLRNVLTQEAIREHQMAKTGGTTTDLLQCGKCRKKNCTYNQVQTRSADEPMTTFVLCNECGNRWKFC